One window from the genome of Gimesia aquarii encodes:
- a CDS encoding CIA30 family protein translates to MAYFFKVMLIIACFILVFSVTTIRVEGDDRLISAGPLYQLTKVSYAQQPRVLFDFSKQEAGNQWQTVNDGVMGGISEGRFRISNEGILEFFGTLSLENNGGFASVRSRPKQLNLQVGDILLTRVKGDGRKYSLNLYLPIRRVAFSYRMEFKTEKDKWIELRFPLKDFVATSFGRTADNAGQVNAPQVNSIGFLLGDKKAGPFKLEVDWIKVEAALKEQR, encoded by the coding sequence ATGGCTTATTTTTTCAAGGTGATGCTGATCATAGCCTGTTTCATTTTAGTCTTTTCAGTAACGACGATCCGAGTTGAAGGTGATGATCGTCTTATTTCAGCAGGTCCACTCTATCAACTGACTAAGGTTTCTTATGCTCAGCAGCCACGGGTCTTGTTTGACTTTTCGAAGCAGGAGGCTGGTAACCAGTGGCAAACTGTCAATGACGGTGTAATGGGGGGCATTTCAGAGGGGCGTTTTCGAATTTCGAATGAGGGAATACTGGAATTCTTTGGTACTCTGTCACTCGAAAATAACGGCGGTTTTGCTTCAGTTCGTTCGCGACCCAAACAGCTGAACCTGCAGGTTGGTGACATACTCCTGACACGGGTGAAAGGTGATGGTCGAAAATACTCATTAAATCTATACCTGCCAATACGTCGTGTTGCATTTTCTTATCGTATGGAATTCAAAACGGAAAAAGACAAATGGATTGAATTACGATTTCCACTTAAAGACTTTGTCGCCACTTCATTTGGGCGAACTGCCGATAACGCTGGTCAAGTTAACGCACCACAAGTAAATTCAATTGGTTTCTTACTCGGCGACAAAAAAGCAGGTCCG
- a CDS encoding MarR family winged helix-turn-helix transcriptional regulator, translating to MSNRKKSLGAELIPQSCIALRMRLANRVITKIYDDALRPLKLRVPQLAMLAFAEEQGQLRQADICSQLQLDDSTLSRNLDRMQSNGWLEETIGEDAREHPYQLTTEGRKLLNQAIPLWSEAQQKARELLGKSGVETLQSFARQQGFGM from the coding sequence ATGTCAAACAGAAAAAAATCATTGGGTGCAGAATTGATTCCCCAATCGTGTATCGCATTACGAATGCGTTTGGCCAATCGTGTGATTACTAAGATTTATGATGACGCGCTGCGACCATTAAAATTGCGCGTACCGCAATTGGCAATGCTCGCGTTTGCTGAAGAACAGGGGCAACTTCGACAGGCCGATATTTGCAGTCAGTTACAACTCGATGATTCCACACTAAGCCGCAATCTGGATCGAATGCAATCCAATGGATGGTTGGAAGAAACCATCGGAGAGGATGCCCGTGAACACCCTTATCAGCTCACAACTGAGGGAAGAAAGTTACTAAATCAGGCAATTCCCCTCTGGAGCGAAGCACAGCAGAAAGCACGTGAGCTCTTAGGTAAAAGCGGAGTAGAAACACTGCAATCATTTGCGAGACAACAGGGATTCGGAATGTAA
- a CDS encoding carboxymuconolactone decarboxylase family protein produces MPYLTSQNNMKGIADAFLRDPDLYHPLLEYINQVMTRESQVSIPEREMIAAYVSVLNGCDFCVGVHHQTLEAFGIAQSVIDQLGRDTAFEVLEERMTAALYFAEKLTQDPHHIRHDDIQQLLDQGWTEQAVEDITNVVSLFSCVNRLVDAMGFTGDQGYFERIGSMLATQGYQPLIDRLRKQ; encoded by the coding sequence ATGCCTTACTTGACATCTCAAAATAACATGAAGGGAATCGCAGACGCTTTTCTGCGCGATCCGGATCTCTATCATCCGCTGCTTGAATATATCAATCAAGTCATGACACGCGAGTCGCAAGTCAGTATTCCGGAACGAGAAATGATTGCCGCTTATGTCTCCGTGCTCAACGGTTGTGATTTTTGTGTGGGCGTTCATCACCAAACTCTTGAAGCTTTTGGTATCGCACAAAGTGTGATTGATCAACTTGGACGCGATACTGCCTTCGAAGTTCTAGAAGAACGTATGACGGCAGCGCTTTATTTTGCTGAAAAACTGACACAAGACCCTCATCACATCAGGCACGATGATATCCAGCAACTTCTCGACCAGGGATGGACGGAGCAAGCCGTTGAAGACATCACTAATGTAGTGAGCCTATTTTCCTGTGTTAACCGACTCGTAGACGCAATGGGCTTCACGGGTGACCAAGGCTACTTTGAACGAATCGGGAGCATGCTGGCAACACAAGGCTATCAACCACTGATCGACAGGCTTAGAAAACAATAA